A window of the Polaribacter batillariae genome harbors these coding sequences:
- a CDS encoding SH3 domain-containing protein — MKKILFLLLIIASSANAQNVDSLFVTANENYKNGQFEEAIKKYKKIESKNVISSELYYNLGNAYYKLNKVGPTIFYYEKALKIDPLNEDVKNNLIFAKRLALDNIEEVPKTVLQKFNANYLQKLSYNQWAIIVVVLSFVASLLFLLFYFAHTPSKKRIYFTTSIISFILLIATIFITYNQYKQAKNIKEAIIFAEKTEVRNAPTLNSEEVFTLHEGTKVYVLDAVDNWKKIKLADGKLGWIISSEIKMLNDF; from the coding sequence ATGAAAAAAATACTATTTTTATTGTTGATAATTGCCAGTTCTGCAAATGCCCAGAATGTAGATAGTTTGTTTGTTACTGCAAATGAAAACTACAAAAACGGACAATTTGAAGAGGCTATAAAAAAATATAAAAAAATTGAATCTAAAAACGTAATTTCATCAGAACTATATTACAATTTAGGAAACGCTTATTACAAATTAAATAAAGTTGGGCCTACTATTTTCTATTACGAAAAAGCATTAAAAATAGACCCCTTAAACGAAGATGTAAAAAACAATTTAATTTTTGCAAAACGTTTGGCTTTAGATAATATCGAAGAAGTTCCAAAAACGGTTTTACAGAAATTTAATGCAAATTACCTTCAAAAATTATCTTACAACCAATGGGCTATAATTGTGGTGGTGCTTTCTTTTGTAGCCTCTTTATTGTTTTTACTGTTTTATTTTGCGCACACTCCAAGTAAAAAAAGAATTTATTTTACAACAAGTATTATTAGTTTTATACTCTTAATTGCTACGATTTTTATTACTTACAACCAATACAAACAGGCTAAAAATATTAAAGAAGCAATTATTTTTGCAGAAAAAACAGAAGTTAGAAATGCGCCAACTTTAAATTCGGAAGAAGTTTTTACCTTACATGAAGGTACGAAGGTATATGTTTTAGATGCTGTAGATAATTGGAAAAAAATTAAACTAGCAGATGGTAAGTTAGGTTGGATAATCTCAAGCGAAATAAAAATGTTGAACGATTTTTAA
- a CDS encoding DUF58 domain-containing protein, with the protein MQTKEILKKVRKIEIKTRRLSDHIFGGEYHSSFKGRGMTFSEVRQYQFGDDIRTIDWNVTARYSEPYVKVFEEERELTMMLMVDISGSESFGTSTQFKKDTITEIAATLAFSATQNNDKVGLILFSNDIELFIPPKKGKSHVLRIIRELIEFKPKSKKTNIAIALKFLSSVLKKRAIVFMLSDFMDDDYEKTIKIAAKKHDLTGIRVFDKRDQEIPNLGMVPMLDAETGDVQLINTASKSVRTSYKANALRLQDYYINTFKRSGAGTISTRVDESYVKKMLGYFKHKGR; encoded by the coding sequence TTGCAAACTAAAGAAATACTAAAAAAAGTTCGTAAAATAGAGATTAAGACACGTCGTTTGTCTGATCATATTTTTGGAGGCGAATACCATTCGTCTTTCAAAGGACGTGGTATGACTTTTTCTGAAGTACGCCAATACCAATTTGGCGACGACATAAGAACCATCGATTGGAATGTTACAGCACGTTACAGCGAACCTTACGTAAAAGTTTTCGAAGAAGAACGCGAACTTACAATGATGTTAATGGTAGATATTTCTGGCTCAGAATCTTTTGGAACCTCTACACAATTTAAAAAAGACACCATTACAGAAATTGCTGCCACCTTGGCTTTTTCTGCCACACAAAATAACGACAAAGTTGGTTTAATTCTTTTTTCTAATGATATAGAACTCTTTATTCCTCCTAAAAAAGGAAAAAGCCATGTTTTAAGAATTATTAGAGAATTAATAGAATTTAAACCCAAGAGTAAAAAAACAAATATTGCAATTGCATTAAAATTTTTATCAAGTGTTTTAAAGAAAAGAGCCATTGTTTTTATGCTATCGGATTTTATGGATGATGATTACGAAAAAACAATAAAAATTGCCGCTAAAAAACACGATTTAACAGGAATTCGTGTCTTTGATAAACGCGATCAAGAAATTCCGAATTTAGGAATGGTGCCCATGTTAGATGCAGAAACAGGCGACGTTCAGTTGATAAATACCGCATCAAAATCTGTAAGAACAAGCTACAAAGCAAACGCTTTACGCCTACAAGATTACTATATAAATACTTTTAAAAGAAGTGGTGCTGGTACAATTAGCACAAGAGTAGATGAAAGTTACGTAAAAAAAATGTTAGGCTATTTTAAACACAAAGGAAGGTAA
- a CDS encoding VWA domain-containing protein, with product MYRIEEPIYFYLLAIIPAIVVLFLLVLWWKKRTQRKFSDANLLQKLAPNTSTFKSVLKLVMLLLGITFLVVSLVNPKMGTKLKTVKREGVDVVFALDVSKSMLAEDIAPNRLEKSKQIISKIIDKLGSDRVGIIVYAGNSYPLLPITTDHGAANMFLQNANPDMVSSQGTAINEALELAKTFYNNDEQTNRFLVIISDGEDHQEETKQVAQNLTNEGVKVYTIGVGTERGSPIPIRVNNAIIGYKKNNKGETVITKRKPEVLQGIAEIADGKYIDGNITENPVNEISEIIANAEKNEFETKQFSDYKDQFQWFLALGLLFLIVDIFLFDKKTKWLRKVDLFNEEKNKK from the coding sequence ATGTATCGTATAGAAGAACCAATTTATTTTTACCTACTCGCAATTATTCCAGCAATAGTTGTACTATTTCTATTGGTTTTATGGTGGAAAAAAAGAACACAACGTAAATTTTCTGATGCAAATTTACTTCAAAAACTGGCACCTAATACGTCCACTTTCAAATCGGTTTTAAAATTAGTGATGCTACTTTTAGGAATTACTTTTTTAGTGGTTTCTTTGGTAAACCCCAAAATGGGTACCAAACTAAAAACGGTAAAAAGAGAAGGTGTAGATGTTGTTTTTGCATTAGATGTTTCTAAAAGTATGTTGGCAGAAGATATTGCCCCAAATCGCTTAGAAAAATCGAAACAAATTATCTCTAAAATAATAGACAAACTAGGTTCAGATAGGGTTGGTATTATTGTATATGCTGGCAATTCGTATCCATTATTACCCATAACAACAGATCATGGAGCTGCAAATATGTTTTTACAAAATGCGAATCCAGATATGGTTTCTAGCCAAGGAACAGCAATTAACGAAGCCTTAGAATTAGCCAAAACATTTTATAATAACGACGAGCAAACAAACCGTTTTCTAGTTATTATTTCAGATGGCGAAGACCATCAAGAAGAAACAAAACAAGTCGCACAAAACTTAACAAACGAAGGAGTAAAAGTTTATACCATTGGTGTTGGTACAGAAAGAGGTAGTCCAATTCCTATTCGAGTAAATAACGCTATTATTGGCTACAAAAAAAACAACAAAGGCGAAACCGTAATTACCAAACGCAAACCAGAGGTTTTACAAGGAATTGCAGAAATTGCCGACGGAAAATATATCGATGGAAATATTACTGAAAACCCAGTAAACGAAATTTCAGAAATTATTGCAAATGCAGAAAAAAATGAATTTGAAACCAAACAATTTTCAGATTATAAAGATCAGTTTCAATGGTTTTTGGCATTAGGTTTGCTATTCTTAATTGTAGATATTTTCTTATTTGATAAGAAAACAAAATGGTTACGAAAAGTAGATTTATTTAACGAAGAAAAGAATAAAAAATAA
- a CDS encoding vWA domain-containing protein → MNWNNFEFYNPEFLWLLILVPLLAVWHYFMRKKDAAVLTMPSVKGFKVTSSILSKLKPLLYILRLLALAAIIVALARPRNVSVSKKTKTNRGIDIVMAIDVSASMLARDLKPNRLEALKKVAINFVDRRPNDRIGIVVYAGESFTQTPITSDKSIVKRTISELKWGQLEGGTAIGMGLGSGVNRLKESKAKSKVIILLTDGVNNSGNIDPRTATELAKELKIKVYTIGIGTNGMADFPWSRDPRTGKLNFRKQQVEIDEALLKDIASETEGKYFRATDNSSLKEIYDEIDTLEKTKIEEFKYYNYQEKFRIFVFFALGLLVLEFLLRNTLFKSFI, encoded by the coding sequence ATGAATTGGAATAATTTCGAGTTTTATAATCCTGAATTTTTGTGGTTGCTAATTTTAGTTCCACTACTCGCAGTTTGGCATTATTTTATGCGCAAAAAAGACGCGGCTGTTTTAACCATGCCAAGTGTAAAAGGGTTTAAAGTAACGTCTTCTATTTTATCTAAATTAAAACCACTTTTATACATATTAAGGTTATTGGCTTTAGCTGCAATAATTGTGGCACTGGCAAGACCAAGAAATGTTTCTGTTAGTAAAAAAACAAAAACAAATAGAGGAATCGATATTGTAATGGCAATTGATGTTTCTGCAAGTATGTTGGCAAGAGATTTAAAGCCAAACAGGTTAGAAGCTCTTAAAAAAGTGGCGATTAATTTTGTAGATAGAAGACCCAATGATAGAATAGGAATTGTTGTTTACGCAGGTGAAAGTTTTACACAAACGCCAATTACAAGCGATAAAAGCATTGTAAAAAGAACCATTTCCGAATTAAAATGGGGGCAATTAGAAGGCGGAACAGCCATTGGAATGGGTTTAGGTTCTGGTGTTAACAGATTAAAAGAAAGCAAAGCAAAAAGCAAAGTAATTATTTTACTAACAGATGGGGTAAATAACTCTGGAAATATCGACCCTAGAACCGCAACAGAACTCGCAAAAGAATTAAAAATTAAAGTTTATACCATTGGAATTGGAACCAATGGAATGGCCGATTTTCCTTGGAGTAGAGACCCAAGAACAGGAAAATTAAACTTTAGAAAACAACAAGTAGAAATAGACGAAGCTTTATTAAAAGACATTGCTTCAGAAACAGAAGGAAAATATTTTAGAGCCACAGACAATTCATCTTTAAAAGAAATTTATGATGAAATTGATACGCTCGAAAAAACAAAAATAGAAGAATTTAAATACTATAATTATCAAGAAAAATTTAGAATTTTCGTCTTTTTTGCTCTTGGTTTATTAGTATTAGAATTCTTGTTGAGAAACACATTATTTAAGAGTTTTATATAA
- a CDS encoding tetratricopeptide repeat protein — MKKLKYTLIIFLLLFSTKEIAAQKDTIALQRKARKMLRQGNELYQKQQFTDASVAYQKALGNNSNYDKAAYNLGNAFYQNKNFKEAIPQYELTAKTATDKFTKAEAFHNLGNAHMEAKNYQGAVDAYKNALRNNPNDDETRYNLAVAQKMLDKQNQQNKNDKNKDKKDNKDKDDKNKDKNKDKKDGEDKNKKDEDKDKDGKGDKDKDKNKDPKKDDKKDQQKPKPKPGQMTPQQVKQLLESLNNEEKKTQKKMNAKKAKGKKIKQEKDW, encoded by the coding sequence ATGAAAAAATTAAAATACACACTTATTATCTTTTTATTGCTCTTTTCAACAAAAGAAATAGCAGCGCAAAAAGATACGATTGCATTGCAAAGAAAGGCAAGAAAAATGTTGCGTCAAGGAAATGAATTGTACCAAAAACAACAATTTACAGATGCTTCTGTAGCATACCAAAAAGCTTTAGGGAACAATTCTAATTACGATAAAGCAGCTTACAACTTAGGAAACGCTTTTTATCAAAACAAAAACTTTAAAGAAGCAATTCCACAATACGAATTAACGGCAAAAACAGCAACAGACAAGTTTACCAAGGCAGAAGCTTTTCATAATCTTGGCAATGCACATATGGAAGCAAAAAACTACCAAGGTGCTGTAGATGCTTATAAAAATGCATTAAGAAATAATCCTAATGACGATGAAACTCGTTACAATTTGGCAGTCGCTCAAAAAATGTTAGACAAACAAAATCAGCAAAATAAAAACGACAAAAACAAAGACAAGAAAGATAATAAAGATAAAGACGACAAAAACAAAGATAAAAATAAAGACAAAAAAGACGGAGAAGATAAAAACAAGAAAGACGAAGACAAAGATAAAGACGGAAAAGGCGATAAAGACAAAGATAAAAACAAAGACCCTAAAAAAGACGATAAAAAAGACCAGCAAAAGCCAAAGCCAAAACCAGGTCAAATGACGCCTCAACAAGTAAAACAGTTATTAGAAAGTTTAAATAACGAGGAGAAAAAAACCCAAAAGAAAATGAATGCTAAAAAAGCAAAGGGTAAAAAAATAAAACAAGAAAAAGATTGGTAA
- a CDS encoding BatD family protein, protein MKLKFYISILLFIVTTSLVAQDATIQAKVSKNKLGLNQRLRIVFSINKQGGENFTPPNFANFKVVGGPSQSVSQSWINGKTTFSQSYTYIIQPTRKGELSIGAASVQIGGKTIKSDPLKIIVLDPVEIPKDPNDPNYVAQQNIHLVAEISKSNPYVGEGIYVEYRLYVSENVSVYDTNVTEAPKYNGFWNQDIKINGYPVKMGKYNGEDYRYIVLQKALLIPTKSGKLEIEPMKMDIIIGVPTGRADFFGNAITSNVRKEFTSEKKLIYPKSLPLEGKPENFNGAVGEFDFDVSLSKDILKANETSEIKVAVSGKGNLKLFELPTIETPAELEIYQPERKEKVNVHSNGISGSVADTYTVVPQYKGKYKIPSVSFSYFNPKEKKYKTIATEDLFVDVQEGKELVTIDTSSVNKKEVVTTGKNFRYIATRTTFEAAKKVDFFKSNLFYILLLLPLIAIPIGIFIGKRNEARNNDVVGNKLRKANKLAKKYLSEAQKQLGKKEAFYEALERALHNYLKAKLGIETSEISKERITEILENKKVDANTIQQFIEVLKSSDFARYTPFTATQMKEEFERAKQVIVQLDKQL, encoded by the coding sequence ATGAAGTTGAAATTTTACATATCGATACTACTTTTTATTGTAACGACAAGCTTGGTAGCACAAGATGCAACTATACAAGCAAAAGTTAGTAAAAACAAATTGGGTTTAAACCAACGTTTGCGAATCGTTTTTTCTATAAATAAACAAGGTGGAGAAAATTTTACCCCTCCAAACTTTGCTAATTTTAAAGTAGTAGGTGGTCCTAGTCAATCTGTAAGCCAATCTTGGATTAATGGAAAAACAACATTTTCTCAATCATATACCTACATCATTCAACCAACAAGAAAAGGAGAACTTTCCATTGGTGCTGCAAGCGTGCAAATTGGCGGAAAAACCATAAAATCGGATCCATTAAAAATTATTGTTCTAGATCCGGTAGAGATTCCTAAAGATCCAAACGACCCTAATTATGTAGCACAACAAAATATTCATTTAGTTGCCGAAATTTCTAAATCTAACCCATATGTAGGCGAAGGAATTTATGTCGAATACCGTTTATATGTAAGCGAAAACGTTAGTGTTTACGATACAAATGTAACAGAAGCACCTAAATATAATGGGTTTTGGAATCAGGATATTAAAATAAATGGATACCCTGTAAAAATGGGAAAATACAATGGCGAAGATTATAGATATATTGTATTACAGAAAGCATTATTAATTCCTACAAAATCTGGAAAATTAGAAATCGAACCCATGAAAATGGACATTATTATTGGTGTTCCTACAGGAAGAGCCGATTTCTTTGGCAATGCAATTACCAGTAATGTTCGTAAAGAGTTTACGTCAGAAAAAAAATTAATTTACCCTAAAAGTCTTCCTTTAGAAGGCAAACCAGAAAATTTTAATGGCGCTGTTGGAGAATTCGATTTTGATGTTTCTTTAAGTAAAGACATTTTAAAAGCCAACGAAACTTCAGAAATTAAAGTAGCCGTTTCCGGAAAAGGAAATTTAAAGTTATTTGAATTACCAACCATAGAAACTCCTGCCGAACTAGAAATTTATCAACCAGAAAGAAAAGAAAAAGTAAACGTGCATTCTAATGGAATTTCTGGTTCTGTAGCAGATACTTACACAGTGGTTCCGCAATATAAAGGAAAATACAAAATACCAAGTGTTTCTTTCTCTTACTTTAATCCAAAAGAAAAAAAATACAAAACAATTGCTACCGAAGATTTATTTGTAGATGTACAAGAAGGAAAAGAATTGGTTACTATAGATACCTCTTCTGTAAATAAAAAAGAAGTGGTTACAACAGGTAAAAACTTTAGATATATTGCCACAAGAACTACTTTCGAAGCTGCAAAAAAAGTAGATTTTTTTAAGTCGAATTTGTTCTACATCTTACTTTTATTGCCATTAATTGCAATTCCAATCGGAATTTTTATAGGAAAAAGAAACGAAGCAAGAAATAACGATGTCGTTGGTAATAAGCTAAGAAAAGCAAACAAATTAGCCAAAAAATACTTGTCTGAAGCACAAAAGCAATTGGGTAAAAAAGAGGCTTTTTACGAAGCTTTAGAACGTGCGCTTCATAATTATTTAAAAGCAAAATTAGGCATAGAAACTTCTGAAATTAGCAAAGAAAGAATTACTGAAATTTTAGAAAATAAAAAGGTAGATGCAAACACCATACAGCAATTTATAGAAGTTTTAAAAAGCTCGGATTTTGCACGTTATACACCATTTACTGCCACTCAAATGAAAGAAGAGTTCGAGCGTGCAAAACAAGTGATTGTTCAATTAGATAAACAATTATAA
- a CDS encoding four helix bundle protein gives MYVFSFEKLKVWQEAIDLSMEVYSISINFPADEKYGITSQLKRATNSISANIAEGTSRITNKDKAHFSTIAFSTTMEVLNHIILCYKLKFIDETTYNDIRQRIYKISNMLNALRKSQLNN, from the coding sequence ATGTATGTATTTTCATTTGAGAAATTAAAAGTATGGCAAGAAGCTATTGATTTGTCTATGGAAGTTTACAGTATATCTATAAATTTTCCTGCTGATGAAAAATATGGAATTACAAGTCAATTAAAAAGAGCAACAAATTCAATTTCTGCGAATATTGCAGAAGGAACATCAAGAATTACAAATAAAGACAAGGCACATTTTTCAACAATTGCTTTTAGTACAACAATGGAAGTTTTAAATCATATTATTTTATGTTACAAATTAAAATTTATTGATGAGACTACTTATAACGACATAAGGCAGCGTATTTACAAAATATCAAATATGTTGAATGCTTTAAGAAAATCTCAATTAAACAATTAA
- a CDS encoding SulP family inorganic anion transporter, which produces MFKHIKSDLPASIVVFFVALPLCLGIALASGAPLFSGLIAGIVGGIVVGSLSGSKIGVSGPAAGLAAIVLTAIGALGGYENFLVAVVLGGIIQVIFGLLKAGIIGYYFPSSVIKGMLTGIGIIIILKQIPHFFGYDSEPEGADSFIEASGENTFSAILNITDNITLGSTIIGFIGLGILLLWSNVLSKKGKIFQIIQGPLVAVVAGIVYYFMTTENSKYGINSEHLVSVPVPDSFDSFLGQFSFPNFSAITNPEIWVTAFTIALVASLETLLCVEATDKLDPHKNVTPTNRELLAQGTGNVISGFIGGLPITQVIVRSSANIQSGGRTKLSAIIHGFLLLISVILIPTLLNKIPLSVLAAILLIVGYKLAKPSLFKEMIQLGWKQWVPFFVTVIGIVFTDLLVGIGLGLAVGIVVILIKSFQNSHFLHIEDKSNGKHKIKMTLAEEVTFFNKGAILKELDSLPKDTFLELDVRKTRYLDNDIIEILEDFAIKAKERNIDIQLISERGIVKNPPSYIEFFNLRPKKSA; this is translated from the coding sequence ATGTTTAAACACATTAAAAGCGATTTACCAGCTAGTATTGTGGTATTTTTCGTAGCATTGCCTTTATGTTTAGGTATTGCATTAGCAAGTGGTGCACCTCTTTTTTCTGGATTAATTGCAGGAATTGTTGGAGGTATTGTCGTTGGAAGCTTAAGTGGCTCTAAAATTGGCGTAAGTGGTCCAGCAGCAGGTTTGGCTGCAATTGTTTTAACCGCAATTGGTGCATTAGGTGGTTACGAAAACTTTTTAGTTGCTGTCGTTTTAGGAGGAATTATTCAGGTTATTTTCGGTTTATTAAAAGCAGGAATTATTGGTTATTATTTTCCATCTTCTGTAATTAAAGGAATGTTAACAGGTATTGGAATTATTATTATTTTAAAACAAATTCCACACTTTTTTGGTTACGATTCAGAACCAGAAGGTGCAGACAGTTTTATCGAAGCTTCAGGAGAAAATACATTTTCTGCCATTTTAAATATTACAGATAATATTACTTTAGGATCTACCATTATTGGTTTTATTGGTTTGGGTATTTTATTACTTTGGAGCAATGTACTTTCTAAAAAAGGAAAAATTTTTCAGATAATTCAAGGGCCATTAGTTGCTGTTGTTGCAGGTATTGTATATTATTTTATGACTACCGAAAACTCTAAATACGGTATTAATTCAGAACATTTAGTAAGTGTTCCAGTACCCGATAGTTTCGATTCTTTTTTAGGGCAATTTAGTTTTCCTAATTTTAGTGCCATTACAAACCCAGAAATTTGGGTAACAGCATTTACCATTGCTTTGGTAGCAAGTTTAGAAACTTTATTATGCGTAGAAGCTACAGATAAGTTAGACCCACATAAAAATGTTACTCCAACAAATAGAGAATTATTAGCACAAGGAACAGGAAACGTAATTTCTGGTTTTATTGGTGGTTTGCCTATTACACAAGTAATTGTAAGAAGTTCTGCAAATATACAATCTGGTGGTAGAACCAAATTATCTGCAATTATTCATGGTTTTTTATTACTAATTTCTGTAATCTTAATTCCGACTTTATTAAATAAAATTCCTTTATCTGTTTTGGCTGCAATTTTACTAATTGTGGGTTATAAACTAGCAAAACCATCATTATTTAAAGAAATGATTCAATTAGGGTGGAAACAATGGGTACCGTTTTTTGTAACAGTTATTGGTATTGTTTTTACCGATTTATTAGTGGGTATAGGTTTAGGTTTAGCTGTTGGTATTGTAGTAATTTTAATTAAGAGTTTCCAAAATTCGCACTTTTTACATATCGAAGATAAAAGTAATGGAAAACATAAAATTAAAATGACATTGGCAGAAGAGGTAACCTTCTTTAACAAAGGAGCCATCTTAAAAGAATTAGACAGTTTACCAAAAGATACATTTTTAGAATTAGATGTTCGAAAAACAAGATATTTAGATAACGATATTATCGAAATCTTAGAAGACTTTGCAATTAAGGCAAAAGAAAGAAATATAGATATTCAATTAATTTCTGAAAGAGGCATTGTAAAGAACCCTCCTAGTTATATCGAGTTTTTTAATTTAAGACCTAAAAAATCTGCTTAA
- a CDS encoding universal stress protein, translated as MNNKCKILVLSDVDKSTKEILKKGVDLAKVIDAEIDFFCVKKPTDVVAKESQLSAMRSINKKFIETDNQIKKMIDDVSIKNNIKISHKISFGNLKDEISNQLKETKPDIVLLGKRKPKVFSFLGDNIIDFLLKEFSGTILIVSEENLLEVNEEISIGLLNNVNLSSNKFMETLVSYSKKPLKSFQIDVKSAEEKVLIPKDTIKYVFEDGDNAIKNMSSYLTKNNINLLFLNREKNTNSKVANWVRSINCSLMLS; from the coding sequence ATGAATAATAAATGTAAAATTTTAGTACTTTCTGATGTCGATAAATCGACAAAAGAAATTCTAAAAAAAGGAGTAGATTTAGCAAAAGTAATCGACGCAGAAATCGATTTTTTTTGTGTAAAAAAACCTACAGATGTTGTCGCAAAAGAAAGCCAGCTTTCTGCAATGAGGTCTATTAATAAAAAGTTTATAGAAACAGACAATCAAATTAAAAAAATGATAGACGATGTTTCTATAAAAAATAACATTAAAATAAGCCACAAAATTTCATTTGGAAATTTAAAAGACGAAATTTCCAACCAATTAAAAGAAACAAAGCCAGATATTGTTCTTTTAGGAAAAAGAAAACCGAAAGTATTCTCTTTTTTAGGAGATAATATTATCGATTTTCTTTTAAAAGAATTTTCAGGAACTATTTTAATTGTTTCAGAAGAAAATTTATTAGAAGTAAACGAAGAAATTTCTATCGGTTTGCTAAATAATGTAAATTTATCTTCAAATAAATTTATGGAAACCTTAGTATCTTATTCTAAAAAGCCTCTAAAATCTTTTCAAATAGATGTAAAATCTGCTGAAGAAAAAGTTTTAATTCCTAAAGATACCATTAAATATGTATTTGAAGATGGAGACAATGCCATTAAAAATATGAGCAGCTACCTAACTAAAAATAACATTAACCTTTTGTTTTTAAATAGAGAAAAAAACACAAACTCTAAAGTAGCAAATTGGGTTCGCAGCATAAACTGCTCTTTAATGTTAAGTTAA
- a CDS encoding BatD family protein, which translates to MVKAEIDTTNIRIGEQFQLKISVDETKNVIIPKLHLKGLEVVDSTKVDTIKNSLIKKYILTGFDSGAFYIPQQQIFVKNRAYFTDSLLVNVATVAIDTTKVKKFPIKSIKTEPYTFDDFKIYLYMLLAALAIIGFWIYWFVIRKRKEEIEAPTYRTLPPYEEAILRLNELDEKLLWQNNKVKEYYSELTEIVRGYIERELNVPALENTTDEVLEMLRDFKKADTIQTSQDTLDKLKSLLREADLVKFAKSKPLALEIEENRKDAQEIVSNLKPKPIIKEEDELE; encoded by the coding sequence ATGGTAAAAGCAGAAATAGATACTACAAATATTAGAATTGGCGAGCAATTTCAGTTAAAAATTTCTGTAGATGAAACCAAAAATGTAATCATTCCAAAATTACACTTAAAAGGTTTAGAAGTTGTAGATTCTACAAAAGTCGATACAATTAAAAATTCACTAATTAAAAAATACATTTTAACGGGTTTCGATAGTGGTGCGTTTTACATACCACAACAACAAATCTTTGTAAAAAACAGAGCCTATTTTACAGATTCTTTATTGGTAAACGTGGCTACAGTTGCCATAGATACTACAAAAGTGAAAAAATTTCCCATAAAATCAATAAAAACAGAACCGTACACTTTCGACGATTTTAAAATATACCTTTACATGCTTTTAGCGGCTTTGGCAATTATTGGTTTTTGGATTTATTGGTTTGTAATTCGAAAAAGAAAAGAAGAAATAGAAGCACCAACTTATAGAACATTGCCTCCTTACGAAGAAGCCATTTTAAGGTTAAATGAATTGGACGAAAAATTATTGTGGCAAAACAATAAAGTAAAAGAATATTACAGCGAATTAACAGAAATTGTACGTGGTTATATAGAACGCGAGTTAAATGTACCTGCGTTAGAAAACACTACAGACGAAGTTTTAGAAATGCTAAGAGATTTCAAAAAAGCAGATACCATACAAACTTCGCAAGACACTTTAGATAAATTAAAAAGTCTATTAAGAGAGGCAGACTTGGTAAAATTTGCAAAATCGAAACCTTTGGCTTTAGAAATAGAAGAAAACCGAAAAGATGCGCAAGAAATTGTGAGTAACTTAAAACCTAAACCAATTATTAAAGAAGAAGATGAATTGGAATAA